GCAGGCAACTACACTCATCGATACTACGGCACTGGTACGCCTAACCCCGAATAAGCGAGCGCCCACGCCATAACGTGAGCGTTCTTACTTATTGCCTCGGGGTTACAAAAATTACCAGTTTTTAGTACCAAGACCTAAAGCAAAAACACTTTAAGTATTTTCTATATTTTACATAGCAAATATACTAAACCCATTTCGATAGAACCATACTCACACAAAATTTATTACAGCCAATGTTTGTTATTGGATATATAATTCTGCTCCAGTATTGTCAGAATATCCGTTTCCTTATAGATAATCTTACCTCCAATCTGTATATATGGTAGGATATTATCATCACGGTATTGCTGTAAAGTCCGTTTGCTGATATGTAACAGTTTGCACAAATCTTCGCCCGACAGGTATATTTCTCCATTCATTACAGGACGGTAGTTTTTCAATATACTTTCGATACGGGTTCTTAGCTGCGTTATCATTTCCTTATGGGCAATGATTTCGTCATTATCATTCGTGAATAAATCCATTTTCAAGAGTATTGTACGGCTGTCCGGCTTCGAGTAAAGCCTGTACGTCCGAGCGTTTGTAATAATTCTTCCGGTTCAGTTTGGAATAAGGAAGTAAGCCTTTGTCCTTGTAGGTCTGCAAAGTCCGCTTGGTAATGTTCATCATCAGGCAAACTTCCTGGTTATCGAGCCATTTTTCTTCTTTGAAAATCGGTGTATATCTCCGTATGGCATTTTCGGTCATTTCCAAAAGTTCCCTCAGTTCATTCTGCATTCCGTCCAATGCGGATTTTTGTATTGCGATAACTTCCATAATCTGCTCAATTTTTCTGTGGAAGTCGAATTTATAAAGGCTTATTGCAGGGTTGGGAAATGTTGTAGGGTTTGGCGTTGAAAGGCAGTGTTTGACGTTTGAATAATAATTCCGAAGTAATTTATTTTGTAAATTTGAAAAAATTAAATCCTCCTGATGGATATAAAATACTCATTGCTATACTTATAATTCGGTGGTCATTGTAGCGAACGACACCACAGAAACCGATGAAATATAAAAAAATAAAGCCTTACAAAGAATTAGAACCCTTTATTCATTTCTATTGGGAACTGAAAGGAAACGAGCTTGAAAGACAATGGGAACGAGTTTTTCCAGATGGCTGTGCGGGTATAGTAATGAATTTGGGAAATACTTGTTTGACAGACAACGGGGCGGTTTCTATGGCGTTTGGAAAAACCTATGTAGTTGGTGCAATGAATTCATTCAAAGACAGTTTTATTGACAACGATACACATTTGTTAGGTGTGTGCCTAAAACCTGCAACTTTTGCAAATTTCTATAGTTATGCTTCGCAAAATGATCTTACCAACGACACTATTGAATTTGAAAAATCCAATTCCTTTAATGTTGATAAAACATTAGTCAACCCGTTCAATTATTTTGACTGTTTCTTTTCAGAAAGAATAAAAAGCAAAAACAATCAGTTACAATCAGTTGTCAATGATATACATTCAACAAACGGACAAATTAGTGTTTTTGAACTTTCAAAAAGAAACTTCACAACTGTAAGACAACTGGAGCGAAATTTTAAAAAGTACATTGGATTATCGCCAAAAGAATATTCAAATATTATTCGCTTTCAAAATGCTTTGAGTATAATCAAAAATTCAAATCAAAACCGGAGCTTATTAGATATTGCTTTTGAATGTGGCTATTATGACCATTCTCATCTTAGCAATGAAATCAAGCGAAATACTGGGCTTTCGCCATCATTACTTTAATTTGTCGCATTTTTACAAAGCGTGATTGTTGGTCTAAAAGTAAATTTGCATAAACATTAAAATTTAAAACAGATGCGAAAAATATCACTTTTCATTGCAATGAGTTTAGACGGTTACATTGCAAAACCAAATGATGACCTAAGCTTTTTGAAGCTTGTAGAAAAAGAAGGAGAAGATTATGGCTATGCGGAATTTACGTCCAAAATTGACACCATAATTATTGGTAGAAAAACCTATGACTATGTACTTAATGAAATCGGTGCATCTCATTACGACAATGGGCAACGAGATATTTATGTCATAACAAGAACTGAAAGACCGCAAGTAGGCAGAACGACTTTCTATACAGGAAACATAACCGAATTAATCAAACAATTAAAGTCTGAAAACGGTAAGAATATCTATTGTGATGGTGGTGCTGAAGTAATAAATGAACTATTGAAGAATAACTTATTAGACGAGTTTATAATTTCGGTTATCCCGGTTTTTTTAGGTAACGGAACAAGGCTTTTTAAAGACGGAAGACCCGAGCAAATACTTGAATTTATAACAGTAAAAACATTTGAAACTGGACTGGCACAACTACATTACAAACGGAAAGATTAAACAAACAAACCGCCAACAAGTGTTTGAATTAGCCGTATAAGAAAAAATCAGATAGCCTTTTGGGCTATCTGATTTGCTTTAGGTCTGTATGCTATAATAACTATCTACGTTGAGCAGGCTGTTCCATTTTTACTTCCTGTTGTTGTTTTTCTTTTTTCTCACGGGAATAGACCCACAATGACAATAGCCCGAATATAATCAGGGCGTAAGCTATCCATTTGCCAACCTTTTCAATCAATTTAATGAAAACCGAACTTTCATAAGAAGAAAAGCCCTCTGCTCCCATAGGGCTGCGTCTGTAAAACTTTCTGCGGTTAATCCAATAACGAAGTCCCAAGCCTGCAACCAAAAATATTATCCCTATAACCAATGATGCAACCATATCCTCACATTTTTAATTTCACAAGTCTAAATTTATGAAATATTGATGAACCATTAAAATTCACCTAAGCAAATACGCTGTAAATAGAAAACGGCTTACCAATCAGATAAGCCGTTTTTTATAAAATGAAATACTGCTCTTAATCGCTACTGTTAAATTGAAAAGTTATCTGCTTTTCATTCCCGAAGCTGTCCGAAATCCAAACCACAAAGGATTGTGATACGGCAGACGTTGACGTATAGTACAATCGAAACTGCTCTGTCGGTAACGGATACAAATCGTTTGGTAAATACGGTGGCTCATCATAATACCGCAATGTGCCTTGCCCGTCAAATTGGAAGTATCGGAGAAAATACTGTGTGTTGCTGTAATTTCCTGTACGCTGTATGGTAATGCGTATTTCTACCGTCTGTCCGTTGGCAACATCTTTGGGAACTGGCATTACATTGACCTCGAAAGGAAAATCGTTCTGTATTTCGAGTTCATCATCTTTGTTGCAAGATACCAAAGAAACCGAAGCTGTGAGGATTGCCAGCATTACATATATCGGCAGTAATCCTGTTCTGAATTTATTGAATATTGCTATCATCGTTTTTACGTTTTAAAAGTTAAACCTTAATCCCACACCTGCGGATGGTCGGAACTGTTCCAGATCCGTACCCCATAAAACCTTTGTACGTCCTTGCAGGACTAATACAAATCGGTCGGACAGGTACGTTTCAAATGTGAGCCGTCCACCAGCTCCGTAGATAAAATTGTCCTCGCTCAGTATCTTCGCTCCGTCATACAACATCGCTTCGCCACGATTGATGCTTTCATAACCGACTACGCCTGTTATTCCTAAATTCAGCGTAATGTTCTTACGGGCATCGCCCAATAAGTAGAAACTGTAACCGCCTTCGGCACTATAAGTTTCCTGCGGTATGCGCAGGGCTTTATAATCGTGGTATTGGTGCGTGTATTCCAACGCCCAAAGCTGGTAGTTGCCATTTTTGCCATTTACGGTCATTGCGGCACTGATATAATAATCATAGCCAATCTTGTCATCGGATAATACACCTGCACTTATTTCCAATCCTTTCTGTTTTGGAAGCATTCTTTGTGCCTGTGTAACCGTGATGGCCATCAAGATGAGCATCACGGTATAGATATACTTTTTCATATAATTACTTTAAAAGGGTTATTAAAATTTCAGGTGCATATCGTCAATCAAACGAGCCTTGATTAAGTCTGAATTTTCGATTTGCAGGGTTTGATGTCTGCCACCATTTTTCTCGAAAATCTCAATCAGCAGTATCTTATCATCGGCAATGGTAAACTGGTCTAACAGGAACACGTTTTGTTCGGTCGATTTACCGCCAATCTCGTTCAATGGCTTGTAAGTGCGTAATGGTATCATCGGGCGTTCCTGTACAACTGTACGTTTAGCTACCTTTTTATCCACTACTTTGAAATTGATAAAATCAATCTGAAACGGCACATTGGTACGGTTTCTTAATTCCGTATGGAAATAGTATTTGCCATTGTGGATGTAAATGCCTTTTAGGATAAACTGAATACCAAAACTCTTAGCCCCGATATGCTTTACAATGCGTTTGTCCTTTTTGTAAATGGTTTCCAATAACAAGCCTGCCAGCGATGGCGAATTGTTGCCCAATTCCTCAAAAAGCACATCGTTACCGTTGGCTTTATCCACCGCCTTTTGCATTGTGAGCAAGTCATAGCTCAATGCTTCGGGATAGGAACTGTAATACACATTGAAACTGTAAAAACGCCCGTCATTGGTAATGACTGAAAAATTGGTTTCGGGTTCAAAATCCCTTACCGTTGCTTTTACACGCAACACGTTTTCCGCATCTTCCGCTTTCCCTGCAATCAGGTATTCGCTTCCCAAATCCACGTAACGGATAGCGGTCGGGAAAATGAGGTGTGAAGTCTTATCGTATGTCACTTCCATTTTGTAAGGTTCTATCTTGCCCAACGCAAGCGGAGTTTTTGCATTTGCACTGTCCTGTGCATAAGATTGTACGGCAAAGCCGAGTATCAGGGCGATTTCCCAA
The DNA window shown above is from Sphingobacterium thalpophilum and carries:
- a CDS encoding helix-turn-helix domain-containing protein, producing the protein MDLFTNDNDEIIAHKEMITQLRTRIESILKNYRPVMNGEIYLSGEDLCKLLHISKRTLQQYRDDNILPYIQIGGKIIYKETDILTILEQNYISNNKHWL
- a CDS encoding helix-turn-helix domain-containing protein; protein product: MEVIAIQKSALDGMQNELRELLEMTENAIRRYTPIFKEEKWLDNQEVCLMMNITKRTLQTYKDKGLLPYSKLNRKNYYKRSDVQALLEAGQPYNTLENGFIHE
- a CDS encoding helix-turn-helix transcriptional regulator encodes the protein MKYKKIKPYKELEPFIHFYWELKGNELERQWERVFPDGCAGIVMNLGNTCLTDNGAVSMAFGKTYVVGAMNSFKDSFIDNDTHLLGVCLKPATFANFYSYASQNDLTNDTIEFEKSNSFNVDKTLVNPFNYFDCFFSERIKSKNNQLQSVVNDIHSTNGQISVFELSKRNFTTVRQLERNFKKYIGLSPKEYSNIIRFQNALSIIKNSNQNRSLLDIAFECGYYDHSHLSNEIKRNTGLSPSLL
- a CDS encoding dihydrofolate reductase family protein — encoded protein: MRKISLFIAMSLDGYIAKPNDDLSFLKLVEKEGEDYGYAEFTSKIDTIIIGRKTYDYVLNEIGASHYDNGQRDIYVITRTERPQVGRTTFYTGNITELIKQLKSENGKNIYCDGGAEVINELLKNNLLDEFIISVIPVFLGNGTRLFKDGRPEQILEFITVKTFETGLAQLHYKRKD
- a CDS encoding DUF3872 domain-containing protein, with product MIAIFNKFRTGLLPIYVMLAILTASVSLVSCNKDDELEIQNDFPFEVNVMPVPKDVANGQTVEIRITIQRTGNYSNTQYFLRYFQFDGQGTLRYYDEPPYLPNDLYPLPTEQFRLYYTSTSAVSQSFVVWISDSFGNEKQITFQFNSSD
- a CDS encoding conjugal transfer protein TraO, with product MKKYIYTVMLILMAITVTQAQRMLPKQKGLEISAGVLSDDKIGYDYYISAAMTVNGKNGNYQLWALEYTHQYHDYKALRIPQETYSAEGGYSFYLLGDARKNITLNLGITGVVGYESINRGEAMLYDGAKILSEDNFIYGAGGRLTFETYLSDRFVLVLQGRTKVLWGTDLEQFRPSAGVGLRFNF
- the traN gene encoding conjugative transposon protein TraN: MKNHFKTFWEIALILGFAVQSYAQDSANAKTPLALGKIEPYKMEVTYDKTSHLIFPTAIRYVDLGSEYLIAGKAEDAENVLRVKATVRDFEPETNFSVITNDGRFYSFNVYYSSYPEALSYDLLTMQKAVDKANGNDVLFEELGNNSPSLAGLLLETIYKKDKRIVKHIGAKSFGIQFILKGIYIHNGKYYFHTELRNRTNVPFQIDFINFKVVDKKVAKRTVVQERPMIPLRTYKPLNEIGGKSTEQNVFLLDQFTIADDKILLIEIFEKNGGRHQTLQIENSDLIKARLIDDMHLKF